A part of Diprion similis isolate iyDipSimi1 chromosome 12, iyDipSimi1.1, whole genome shotgun sequence genomic DNA contains:
- the LOC124413081 gene encoding phosphatidylinositol 4-kinase type 2-alpha isoform X1 — MSDSEQRQLHVPYREYQSKNNNNSNLVETDALVDLSLALDSNQQTSVVPPELVPDVEFIPGLGNDQTPIIDSPGIDRESQPLLGRLELDVTFNRFPDDPQFSELVWQAECAIDHGIFPDRIYQGSSGSYFVKNPANKIIGVFKPKDEEPYGRLNPKWTKWMHKLCCPCCFGRSCLIPNQGYLSEAGASLVDRKLGLGVVPNTRVVKLVSETFYYPRIDRQKARMKRAIMEAMPIVGSHFNRIGLPPKIGSFQCFVDSYKDADYWLRRWENEPLPPRLARQFQLQFERLVVLDYIIRNTDRGNDNWLIRYDAGGKTGAEPGEVKIAAIDNGLAFPFKHPDSWRAYPYHWAWLSQAKQPFSEATRELVLPQLSDQNFVQDLCDDLHQLFKQDKGFDRSHFDKQMSVMRGQILNLQQALKDSKSPVQLVQMPAVIVEKAKHGNGGPRLFSFSDTFTQRFQNKSPFFSWC; from the exons ATGAGCGACTCCGAACAGCGGCAGCTGCACGTGCCTTACCGAGAATACCAAAGCAAGAACAACAATAATTCTAACCTCGTTGAGACTGACGCTTTGGTCGATCTCTCTCTCGCCCTCGATTCGAATCAGCAGACTTCTGTTGTTCCTCCAGAACTTGTACCTGACGTTGAATTCATACCAGGACTGGGCAACGATCAAACTCCAATCATTGATTCCCCAGGCATCGATCGGGAGAGCCAGCCTCTCCTCGGTCGACTGGAGCTCGATGTCACCTTCAACCGTTTTCCAG acgaTCCACAGTTTTCAGAACTTGTTTGGCAAGCAGAGTGTGCGATAGATCATGGAATTTTTCCAGATAGAATTTACCAGGGCTCGAGTGGTAGTTACTTTGTAAAAAATCCAGCTAAT AAAATAATTGGAGTGTTCAAACCAAAAGATGAGGAGCCCTATGGAAGGTTGAATCCCAAGTGGACAAAATGGATGCACAAATTGTGTTGTCCTTGCTGCTTTGGTCGAAGCTGCTTAATCCCTAATCAAGGATACCTTAGTGAAGCTGGAGCCAGTCTTGTGGACAGAAAATTGGGTCTAGGTGTTGTACCTAATACCAGAGTTGTCAAGCTGGTCAGCGAAACGTTTTATTACCCTCGTATAGACCGGCAAAAGGCACGAATGAAACGTGCAATAATGGAAGCTATGCCTATAGTTGGTTCGCATTTCAATCGCATTGGCCTTCCCCCTAAAATTGGATCCTTTCAATGCTTTGTCGACAGTTATAAAGATGCAGATTACTGGCTGCGCAGGTGGGAAAACGAACCGTTGCCACCCCGTCTTGCACGTCAGTTCCAACTCCAGTTTGAACGTCTGGTAGTTTTGGATTATATCATCCGCAACACAGACcgag GAAATGATAATTGGCTTATTCGTTATGACGCTGGTGGAAAAACTGGTGCTGAACCCGGTGAAGTTAAGATAGCTGCTATAGATAATGGACTAGCATTTCCATTTAAGCATCCTGATTCTTGGAGGGCATATCCTTACCATTGGGCATGGCTCAGTCAAGCGAAACAACCTTTTAGTGAGGCTACACGAGAGTTAGTCCTCCCTCAGTTATCTGACCAAAACTTTGTCCAAGATCTCTGCGATGATTTGCATCAATTATTCAAA CAGGACAAAGGATTTGATAGATCTCACTTCGATAAGCAAATGAGTGTGATGCGTGGTCAGATTCTCAATTTGCAGCAGGCACTTAAAGATTCCAAAAGCCCTGTACAACTTGTGCAAATGCCAGCTGTCATTGTTGAAAA AGCTAAACATGGTAATGGTGGGCCGCGGCTGTTTTCCTTTTCCGATACTTTTACACAACGCTTCCAGAACAAGAGTCCCTTCTTCTCCTGGTGCTGA
- the LOC124413081 gene encoding phosphatidylinositol 4-kinase type 2-alpha isoform X2 → MSDSEQRQLHVPYREYQSKNNNNSNLVETDALVDLSLALDSNQQTSVVPPELVPDVEFIPGLGNDQTPIIDSPGIDRESQPLLGRLELDVTFNRFPDDPQFSELVWQAECAIDHGIFPDRIYQGSSGSYFVKNPANKIIGVFKPKDEEPYGRLNPKWTKWMHKLCCPCCFGRSCLIPNQGYLSEAGASLVDRKLGLGVVPNTRVVKLVSETFYYPRIDRQKARMKRAIMEAMPIVGSHFNRIGLPPKIGSFQCFVDSYKDADYWLRRWENEPLPPRLARQFQLQFERLVVLDYIIRNTDRGNDNWLIRYDAGGKTGAEPGEVKIAAIDNGLAFPFKHPDSWRAYPYHWAWLSQAKQPFSEATRELVLPQLSDQNFVQDLCDDLHQLFKDKGFDRSHFDKQMSVMRGQILNLQQALKDSKSPVQLVQMPAVIVEKAKHGNGGPRLFSFSDTFTQRFQNKSPFFSWC, encoded by the exons ATGAGCGACTCCGAACAGCGGCAGCTGCACGTGCCTTACCGAGAATACCAAAGCAAGAACAACAATAATTCTAACCTCGTTGAGACTGACGCTTTGGTCGATCTCTCTCTCGCCCTCGATTCGAATCAGCAGACTTCTGTTGTTCCTCCAGAACTTGTACCTGACGTTGAATTCATACCAGGACTGGGCAACGATCAAACTCCAATCATTGATTCCCCAGGCATCGATCGGGAGAGCCAGCCTCTCCTCGGTCGACTGGAGCTCGATGTCACCTTCAACCGTTTTCCAG acgaTCCACAGTTTTCAGAACTTGTTTGGCAAGCAGAGTGTGCGATAGATCATGGAATTTTTCCAGATAGAATTTACCAGGGCTCGAGTGGTAGTTACTTTGTAAAAAATCCAGCTAAT AAAATAATTGGAGTGTTCAAACCAAAAGATGAGGAGCCCTATGGAAGGTTGAATCCCAAGTGGACAAAATGGATGCACAAATTGTGTTGTCCTTGCTGCTTTGGTCGAAGCTGCTTAATCCCTAATCAAGGATACCTTAGTGAAGCTGGAGCCAGTCTTGTGGACAGAAAATTGGGTCTAGGTGTTGTACCTAATACCAGAGTTGTCAAGCTGGTCAGCGAAACGTTTTATTACCCTCGTATAGACCGGCAAAAGGCACGAATGAAACGTGCAATAATGGAAGCTATGCCTATAGTTGGTTCGCATTTCAATCGCATTGGCCTTCCCCCTAAAATTGGATCCTTTCAATGCTTTGTCGACAGTTATAAAGATGCAGATTACTGGCTGCGCAGGTGGGAAAACGAACCGTTGCCACCCCGTCTTGCACGTCAGTTCCAACTCCAGTTTGAACGTCTGGTAGTTTTGGATTATATCATCCGCAACACAGACcgag GAAATGATAATTGGCTTATTCGTTATGACGCTGGTGGAAAAACTGGTGCTGAACCCGGTGAAGTTAAGATAGCTGCTATAGATAATGGACTAGCATTTCCATTTAAGCATCCTGATTCTTGGAGGGCATATCCTTACCATTGGGCATGGCTCAGTCAAGCGAAACAACCTTTTAGTGAGGCTACACGAGAGTTAGTCCTCCCTCAGTTATCTGACCAAAACTTTGTCCAAGATCTCTGCGATGATTTGCATCAATTATTCAAA GACAAAGGATTTGATAGATCTCACTTCGATAAGCAAATGAGTGTGATGCGTGGTCAGATTCTCAATTTGCAGCAGGCACTTAAAGATTCCAAAAGCCCTGTACAACTTGTGCAAATGCCAGCTGTCATTGTTGAAAA AGCTAAACATGGTAATGGTGGGCCGCGGCTGTTTTCCTTTTCCGATACTTTTACACAACGCTTCCAGAACAAGAGTCCCTTCTTCTCCTGGTGCTGA
- the LOC124413080 gene encoding exonuclease 3'-5' domain-containing protein 2, which yields MYQFRKDNIFFVCMTVGLALVASKYRNNVLRSVRQFCQNVFVFNKNLSIEDKNFYVESDKVILVKSPEKCDYALQRIRHDLSDGVLGFDCEWVNDEPVSLLQLATSNGLCVLFRLDKIGYVPGKLKELLSNKRILKVGVSPYDDGRKLTRDFGCHVYGTLDLREHARKLGIANAAGLAALCKEYLGIEMDKNAAVRRSNWNADCLTMEQINYAACDALSAVLIYHQMLKRAQQQRSLWGSFVINLKNIWDQSEEDKLGNLLQGNLDMRFKANPNNLIHKNNQETNNTNLKIKNKSTVVTRNKPLYHNCYLQAPDGDTLCTCDKKKATWYVEKGLGTVVQEEPYTVRLKFEPSGRAQGEVGRYYTQVKINRCVVCGATDKFIRKNVVPREYRKYFPVVMKEHQSHDVLLLCPTCHQMSNMQDIRMRKRLAEMCDAPLSGPSISVDDAYQSHWRRLRSAVRALRKESSLPNQRRLILESHVSELTGHKEITPQLLDELDQQIKATHPSVSVQTGRTPHGLKVVEYFESQPGGLVELEQLWREHFLSAMEPKYMPELWSVCHNQERLLIRLQQRRIEPQDAKLAGILENDQKISCHV from the exons atgtatcaatTTCGCAAGGATAACATATTTTTCGTGTGTATGACAGTAGGATTGGCTCTTGTTGCTTCTAAGTACCGTAACAACGTGCTGCGAAGCGTGAGGCAGTTCTGCCAGAAcgtatttgtttttaataaaaatttaagtatcgaagataaaaatttttacgtcgAGTCAGATAAAGTGATTTTGGTAAAATCCCCTGAGAAATGCGATTACGCCTTGCAGCGTATTCGTCA tgACTTATCAGACGGAGTGTTGGGATTTGATTGCGAATGGGTCAATGATGAACCTGTTTCCTTGTTGCAATTGGCTACCTCCAACGGATTGTGTGTCCTTTTCCGCCTTGACAAAATCGGCTATGTTCCTGGCAAGCTTAAG GAATTGTTGTCGAACAAGCGTATACTCAAGGTTGGAGTGTCACCCTATGACGATGGAAGGAAGTTGACCAGAGATTTCGGGTGTCATGTATACGGAACTCTGGATCTTAGAGAACATGCCAGAAAGCTGGGCATTGCCAATGCAGCAGGATTAGCCGCACTTTGCAAGGAGTATTTGGGAATAGAAATGGACAAAAATGCAGCAGTGAGACGCAGCAATTGGAACGCTGATTGTCTCACTATGGAGCAAATTAATTATGCCGCATGCGATGCACTGTCCGCCGTCCTAATTTATCAccaa ATGCTGAAGAGAGCTCAACAACAACGGTCTTTATGGGGAAGCTTTGttataaatctgaaaaatatttgggaTCAGTCCGAAGAGGACAAACTGGGTAATCTACTGCAGGGAAATCTAGATATGAG gttCAAGGCTAACCCAAACAActtaattcataaaaataatcaggAAACTAATAACaccaatttgaaaatcaagaaCAAATCAACAGTAGTGACAAGAAACAAACCACTATATCATAATTGCTATTTGCAAGCACCAGATGGTGATACGCTGTGTacttgtgataaaaaaaaagcgacaTGGTACGTTGAGAAGGGACTGGGAACTGTGGTGCAGGAGGAACCCTACACTGTAAGATTGAAATTCGAACCATCTGGAAGAGCCCAGGGTGAAGTTGGACGATATTATACGCAGGTCAAGATAAACCGTTGCGTTGTTTGTGGAGCGACGGATAAATTCATAAGAAAAAACGTCGTACCTAGAGAATATCGAAAATACTTTCCTG TGGTCATGAAGGAACATCAGTCTCACGACGTATTACTGCTTTGCCCGACTTGTCATCAAATGAGTAACATGCAAGATATCCGTATGCGAAAGCGATTAGCTGAAATGTGCGACGCCCCGTTATCCGGACCATCCATAAGTGTAGACGATGCCTACCAAAGTCATTGGAGAAGACTCCGTTCTGCTGTGCGAGCTCTTCGGAAAGAGTCTAGTCTTCCCAATCAAAGACGTCTGATATTGGAATCACACGTTTCCGAACTGACTGGACACAAAGAAATAACGCCGCAGTTATTGGATGAGCTTGATCAGCAAATAAAAGCTACGCACCCCTCAGTATCTGTGCAAACGGGCCGTACACCACACGGATTGAAG gttGTAGAGTATTTTGAAAGTCAGCCTGGTGGTCTTGTCGAGTTGGAACAGCTTTGGAGGGAGCACTTTCTATCCGCAATGGAACCAAAGTACATGCCCGAATTGTGGTCAGTCTGCCACAATCAGGAGCGTCTACTAATCCGTCTACAGCAACGCAGGATAGAACCACAAGACGCAAAATTGGCCGGAATacttgaaaatgaccaaaagaTCAGCTGCCATGTGTAA
- the LOC124413085 gene encoding mitochondrial import inner membrane translocase subunit Tim16 isoform X2 produces MAKYIAQIIVLGTQVVGRAFARALRQEISASREAAKRAGGGAQGRERAAANLRSGLTLDEALRIMNIESLKDKEALERNFKYLMEANDKAKGGSFYLQSKVFRAKERIDEELQNQELAAPDPHKKSKET; encoded by the coding sequence ATGGCTAAGTACATAGCGCAGATAATCGTCCTGGGAACACAGGTCGTGGGTCGAGCATTCGCGCGTGCTCTTCGTCAAGAAATCTCGGCCAGTCGAGAGGCAGCCAAGAGAGCTGGCGGCGGTGCTCAAGGTAGAGAAAGAGCAGCTGCGAACCTCCGGAGTGGTTTAACTTTGGACGAGGCGCTACGCATCATGAACATAGAGAGCCTCAAAGATAAGGAAGCGTTGGAACGTAATTTCAAGTATTTAATGGAGGCTAACGACAAGGCCAAAGGTGGATCGTTCTATCTTCAATCCAAAGTCTTCAGAGCCAAGGAACGCATCGACGAAGAATTGCAGAATCAGGAACTAGCTGCTCCTGACCCTCATAAAAAGAGCAAAGAAACTTAG
- the LOC124413085 gene encoding mitochondrial import inner membrane translocase subunit Tim16 isoform X1 — protein sequence MCGCSAGDKSETMAKYIAQIIVLGTQVVGRAFARALRQEISASREAAKRAGGGAQGRERAAANLRSGLTLDEALRIMNIESLKDKEALERNFKYLMEANDKAKGGSFYLQSKVFRAKERIDEELQNQELAAPDPHKKSKET from the coding sequence atgtgTGGCTGCTCTGCAGGAGACAAATCCGAGACAATGGCTAAGTACATAGCGCAGATAATCGTCCTGGGAACACAGGTCGTGGGTCGAGCATTCGCGCGTGCTCTTCGTCAAGAAATCTCGGCCAGTCGAGAGGCAGCCAAGAGAGCTGGCGGCGGTGCTCAAGGTAGAGAAAGAGCAGCTGCGAACCTCCGGAGTGGTTTAACTTTGGACGAGGCGCTACGCATCATGAACATAGAGAGCCTCAAAGATAAGGAAGCGTTGGAACGTAATTTCAAGTATTTAATGGAGGCTAACGACAAGGCCAAAGGTGGATCGTTCTATCTTCAATCCAAAGTCTTCAGAGCCAAGGAACGCATCGACGAAGAATTGCAGAATCAGGAACTAGCTGCTCCTGACCCTCATAAAAAGAGCAAAGAAACTTAG
- the LOC124413083 gene encoding MTOR-associated protein MEAK7 translates to MGHGTSRSSPSGNILSAEEQSLVENLFKSMSRSSGSIKREDVFKHWSTHLDDYLLQFVVKFLCHEPGKKLSAINGENFGRLYVFAVRGSADERATLIFKGFSENEQKYEIPRTCFLQYVEATVNSYLKLQKNSANPHYNSWSLIGCAINTRRINLYSQSLCEGLGNNEDIIMSDELENWFSQAANFKSIQSHVFKNLFLISQKKGDKNTSLKINDLNLMPVCRGLENIPHFPSILGLSDVLFLNLSLPHELRNEWRFLFSSQIHGESFSTMLGRISMQGATLLIVQDTENHVFGGFAPDNWSLSPNFTGNDSCYLFKLEPKIITFSATGYNNHYQYLNLHQQTMPNGLLMGGQFNYPGLWLDCEYGTGKSSVSCTTFQNYSQLSGSENFTIKHCEVWGVGPLPETDENERGDSILDQDPAAKVILELAGRTLHSDGLRDKKRDKSGNFVN, encoded by the coding sequence atGGGTCACGGAACCAGTCGGTCGTCGCCATCGGGGAATATTCTGTCAGCGGAGGAGCAGAGCTTGGTAGAGAATTTATTTAAGTCAATGTCAAGGAGTTCTGGATCGATAAAAAGAGAGGATGTTTTTAAGCACTGGTCGACACATTTGGATGACTATTTGCTGCAGtttgttgtgaaatttttgtgcCACGAaccgggaaaaaaattatctgctATAAATGGGGAGAATTTTGGTCGGCTTTATGTCTTTGCAGTTAGAGGTAGTGCCGATGAacgtgcgacattaatattcaaaGGATTTTCAGAAAACGAACAGAAGTATGAAATACCCAGGACTTGCTTTCTCCAATACGTCGAGGCGACGGTAAATTCGTATTTGAAATTACAGAAGAATAGTGCTAACCCTCATTATAACAGCTGGAGTTTGATCGGTTGCGCAATAAATACTCGAAGGATAAATCTTTATTCTCAAAGTCTTTGCGAAGGTTTGGGAAATAACGAAGATATCATAATGTCCGACGAACTGGAGAACTGGTTCTCTCAGGCAGctaatttcaaatcgatccAATCacacgttttcaaaaatttgtttctcatATCGCAGAAAAAGGGGGATAAGAACACTAGCTTAAAAATCAATGATCTTAATTTGATGCCTGTTTGCAGAGGCTTGGAAAATATACCTCATTTCCCAAGCATCCTGGGACTTAgcgatgttttatttttgaatctaAGTCTTCCGCATGAGCTTAGAAACGAATggcgatttttattctcaagcCAGATACACGGAGAATCTTTCTCGACAATGTTAGGTCGAATTTCTATGCAAGGCGCAACATTACTGATAGTACAAGACACAGAAAATCATGTATTTGGAGGATTTGCCCCAGATAATTGGTCTCTGAGTCCGAATTTTACTGGCAACGATAGTTGCTATCTTTTTAAACTCGAACCAAAGATAATAACTTTTTCAGCAACAGGATATAACAATCATTATCAGTACTTGAATTTGCATCAGCAAACCATGCCGAATGGTTTACTAATGGGTGGCCAATTCAACTATCCCGGACTTTGGTTAGATTGTGAATATGGTACGGGAAAATCTAGCGTTTCTTGTACaacttttcagaattattcGCAACTCAGTGGgtcagaaaatttcacaattaaaCATTGTGAAGTTTGGGGTGTTGGACCCTTGCCTGAGACAGATGAAAATGAGAGAGGTGACTCAATATTGGATCAAGATCCGGCAGCCAAAGTTATCCTAGAATTAGCTGGGCGAACGTTACATAGCGACGGTCTTAGAGATAAGAAACGAGATAAGAGCGGTAATTTTGTTAACTAA